A window of Leptotrichia sp. OH3620_COT-345 genomic DNA:
GTAACAGGAAACATAAAAAACCTTGAGCTTGTATCAGTTCAGAACACAAGTACAACAACGGGAAGCAGTAGCGGAATAAGTGTAGGAGTAAGTTCAACGGGAATGCCAAATTCCATAGGATTAAGCGGAAGTAAGACAAATGGAAGCAGAGCCTTTGTAGATAATCAGACAACATTTATAGTGGGAGACGGAAGTAATCTTACAAT
This region includes:
- a CDS encoding hemolysin → VTGNIKNLELVSVQNTSTTTGSSSGISVGVSSTGMPNSIGLSGSKTNGSRAFVDNQTTFIVGDGSNLT